Proteins found in one Crassostrea angulata isolate pt1a10 chromosome 3, ASM2561291v2, whole genome shotgun sequence genomic segment:
- the LOC128178167 gene encoding DNA repair protein RAD51 homolog 1 isoform X2, with protein MAMQARQQQQEVEVEDETFGPMPLNRLEANGISAADVKKMEEAGYFTVEAVAYAPKKSLLAIKGISEAKADKILAEAAKLVPMGFTTATEFHQKRSEIIQVTSGSKELDKLLQGGIETGSITEIFGEFRTGKTQLCHTLAVTCQLPIDMGGGEGKAMYIDTEGTFRPERLLAVAERYGLSGSDVLDNVAYARAYNSDHQSQLLIQAAAMMAESRYALLIVDSATALYRTDYSGRGELSARQMHLARFLRMLLRLADEYGVAVVITNQVVAQVDGAAMFTADPCLPEAEAMFAINADGIGDAKD; from the exons ATGGCAATGCAAGCAAGACAACAACAGCAGGAGGTTGAAGTTGAGGATGAGACTTTTGGTCCCATGCCACTCAATCGGCTTGAG GCGAATGGTATAAGTGCTGCTGATGTGAAGAAAATGGAAGAAGCAGGGTATTTTACAGTAGAAGCTGTTGCGTATGCACCAAAAAAGAGTTTGCTGGCGATAAAAGGCATAAGTGAAGCAAAAGCAGATAAGATTCTA GCTGAAGCTGCCAAACTGGTACCCATGGGTTTCACAACGGCCACCGAGTTCCACCAAAAACGATCAGAAATAATTCAAGTTACTTCAGGATCAAAGGAACTAGACAAACTTCTTCAAG GTGGCATAGAGACAGGCTCCATTACAGAGATCTTTGGTGAATTCCGAACAGGAAAGACTCAGCTTTGTCACACTCTTGCCGTCACATGTCAG TTACCAATTGACATGGGTGGCGGAGAAGGAAAAGCCATGTACATTGATACTGAGGGAACATTTCGACCAGAACGCCTGCTAGCAGTAGCAGAAAG ATATGGACTTTCAGGCAGCGATGTACTAGACAATGTGGCCTACGCTAGAGCATACAACAGTGACCATCAGTCCCAACTTTTGATTCAGGCAGCTGCCATGATGGCAGAATCAAG GTACGCACTGCTGATTGTGGACAGTGCCACAGCCCTGTACAGGACCGACTACTCAGGAAGAGGGGAGCTGTCTGCCAGACAAATGCACCTGGCCCGCTTCCTCAGAATGCTTCTTAGACTGGCCGATGAG tATGGAGTTGCCGTGGTGATAACCAATCAGGTTGTGGCCCAGGTTGATGGAGCAGCCATGTTTACTGCTGATCCT TGTCTGCCCGAGGCAGAGGCCATGTTTGCCATCAATGCGGATGGAATAGGTGATGCTAAGGACTGA
- the LOC128178168 gene encoding interleukin 17-like protein encodes MKGMVPDIQRLLIGMLMLLPLPTRGRSIPQHFNPAAEWFFLQAIGTLHQCRADFVPALQCPASPLEHSPFDDNEFLGKRSTCPWVMCRDSNSHRQPRDIYYAKCLCTGCKGQSGEYSCQPIYTVVTVSRVTSRGIHDDDILRVPLGCTCAKNR; translated from the exons ATGAAAGGAATGGTTCCTGATATTCAAAGGCTTTTG ATAGGCATGTTGATGCTGCTACCTCTACCCACACGCGGCCGCTCCATCCCCCAACACTTCAACCCGGCGGCGGAATGGTTTTTTCTGCAAGCGATAGGTACCCTCCATCAGTGTCGTGCAGACTTTGTGCCCGCCCTTCAATGCCCTGCCTCTCCTCTCGAACACTCACCATTTGACGATAATGAATTCCTGGGAAAGCGCTCAACTTGTCCCTGGGTTATGTGTAGAGATTCGAACTCGCATCGTCAACCACGTGATATATATTATGCTAAGTGTTTATGTACAGGTTGTAAAGGACAGTCGGGTGAATACTCTTGTCAACCTATTTATACGGTTGTGACGGTTTCCAGGGTAACGAGTCGAGGTATCCATGACGACGATATTCTTCGTGTTCCTCTTGGATGTACCTGTGCAAAAAACAGATAG
- the LOC128176838 gene encoding uncharacterized protein LOC128176838: MQNDSSRAPLASFDTVDLGEEERTSRGVFQPAAEKPKTNSKHGMDKSIKKHQTATEETVFDECDSKLRKKIGRFLSAKTYKKISETKGEEKCYEGEKDIASIDNSVDEASPPGNSSDSDSDSSDSDSGYLRSGYVKVENRQSGDSNSGIHVETSYFKHISDSIHSNDSSCEPTPTSSPILPRVSISTLLGELQNEKIQSKRKALEKKIQRLQVTNTPVERPRSTTPINIHTFDEYVKEFDSPEKRSLSESGEKLQIKLPGEEFSHKYKSPRRHKSSQKENLCVFNFNEDQLFSRTKSAVVVQDDGVSPTPSPRRVLLPPSLTPTTSPVLTRGCVQKGSELISNSAIISENKSSDWVAFDQAKTSSETNDTWFKQDLVNAQLVGDQPAISSSASFSALFGDKPCNNDDEDVLTVNIEEVDGRKVVDIRCQQQQQTNEQLDNKDSQALTNHKYQSSTEPKTNLDSTDSSEAKTIQVYC, translated from the coding sequence ATGCAGAATGATTCATCTCGGGCTCCACTGGCATCCTTTGATACAGTTGACCTTGGAGAGGAAGAGCGGACTTCAAGAGGTGTTTTCCAGCCTGCAGCAGAAAAACCTAAAACAAACAGCAAGCATGGGATGGACAAATCCATCAAAAAGCACCAGACAGCCACGGAAGAAACTGTGTTTGATGAATGTGATTCTAAGTTGCGAAAGAAAATTGGAAGATTTTTAAGTGCCAAAACgtacaaaaaaatatcagagaCTAAAGGGGAGGAGAAGTGTTATGAAGGTGAGAAAGATATTGCTTCGATTGATAATAGTGTAGATGAGGCTTCTCCCCCTGGAAACAGTTCAGATTCGGATTCTGATAGTTCTGATTCAGATAGTGGATATTTACGTTCAGGATATGTGAAGGTAGAAAACAGGCAGTCAGGGGATTCCAATTCGGGAATTCATGTTGAAACGTCCTACTTCAAGCATATTTCTGATTCCATTCACTCTAATGACAGTTCATGTGAGCCCACCCCTACATCCTCGCCAATTTTACCTAGAGTTTCTATTTCAACACTGCTGGGAGAACTGCAGAATGAGAAAATTCAATCCAAACGAAAAGCTTTAGAGAAAAAGATCCAGCGATTACAAGTGACCAACACACCTGTGGAGAGACCCAGAAGTACTACTCcaataaatattcatacatttgatGAATATGTTAAAGAATTTGATTCCCCGGAAAAAAGGTCCTTATCAGAAAGTGGAGAAAAATTGCAGATAAAGCTCCCAGGAGAGGAATTTAGCCATAAGTATAAAAGTCCAAGGAGACATAAGTCTAGTCAAAAGGAGAACTTATGTGTGTTTAACTTTAATGAGGATCAGTTATTTTCTAGGACAAAGTCTGCTGTAGTGGTGCAGGATGATGGAGTAAGTCCTACCCCTTCCCCAAGGAGGGTACTTCTCCCTCCCTCCCTCACTCCTACAACAAGTCCGGTACTTACAAGAGGCTGTGTTCAGAAAGGTTCAGAACTAATAAGCAACTCTGCCATAATCAGTGAAAATAAATCTTCAGATTGGGTGGCGTTCGATCAAGCCAAAACCTCTTCTGAGACAAATGACACTTGGTTTAAGCAAGACTTAGTTAATGCTCAACTTGTTGGAGATCAGCCGGCAATTTCTAGCTCTGCCTCATTTAGTGCTTTATTTGGGGACAAACCTTGTAATAATGATGACGAGGACGTACTGACTGTGAATATTGAGGAAGTTGACGGCAGGAAAGTAGTTGATATTAGATGCCAGCAGCAGCAGCAGACAAATGAACAGCTAGACAATAAAGACAGCCAAGCCTTAACAAACCATAAATACCAAAGTTCCACTGAACCAAAGACCAATCTAGACAGCACAGATTCATCAGAAGCAAAAACTATACAGGTATACTGTTGA
- the LOC128178537 gene encoding uncharacterized protein LOC128178537 → MASKQKKSSMKKETRSNSAKISASLKDQLISKEKLEDLTNQNEKLQKTIQTYKEENGQLRDKVEYLGKKIVEYGQSKGYKLLEEENSKMPFNVSVENLNKILDFIIDGDRRKKKGPVELRVEELETRITHLNMELAKMVQLRLSLENGLEDIEFCETLVDAKTKARFLLYELKGNRLFSCLEQEEDENYDVTTVPPNEADHPVSTTVPPLDTPKQSLVKEFQPVSLSPPMKKLPGDTHIKNMHPDLKKYVIQNLSMYKGNGADWRMLGERVGIPLETIQQWRRWKVENPAEYVLQSWGQSGGATVRMLHRHLISPQMTCIILAKRISDFYLVE, encoded by the exons ATGGCAAGTAAACAAAAGAAGTCAAGTATGAAGAAGGAAACGAGATCAAATTCAGCCAAAATCTCTGCGTCTTTAAAAGATCAGCTCATCAGTAAGGAAAAATTGGAGGATTTaaccaatcaaaatgaaaaattacagaAAACAATTCAGACATACAAAGAGGAAAATGGCCAACTGAGAGACAAAGTGGAATATCTCGGCAAAAAAATTGTGGAATATGGGCAGAGCAAAGGGTACAAGTTGTTGGAGGAAGAAAATTCTAAGATGCCATTTAATGTGTCAGTGGAAAATTTGAATAAGATCTTGGACTTCATTATAGATGGAGATAGACGTAAAAAGAAAGGTCCCGTTGAATTACGGGTGGAAGAACTTGAAACAAGGATTACTCATCTAAATATGGAACTTGCTAAGATGGTACAATTAAGACTGAGTCTAGAAAATGGTTTAGAGGATATAGAGTTTTGTGAGACGCTTGTAGATGCTAAAACAAAGGCTAGATTTTTGCTATATGAACTCA AGGGGAATCGTCTTTTCTCCTGTTTGGAACAAGAAGAAGACGAGAACTACGATGTGACGACGGTCCCCCCTAATGAGGCCGATCACCCTGTGTCAACCACAGTACCCCCACTAGACACACCCAAACAGTCCCTAGTCAAGGAGTTCCAACCCGTCAGTCTGTCACCG CCAATGAAGAAACTACCTGGTGACACTCATATTAAGAACATGCATCCAGATCTCAAGAAGTATGTCATCCAGAATCTTAGCATGTACAAAGGAAACG GTGCTGACTGGAGGATGCTGGGAGAAAGAGTGGGGATTCCCCTGGAGACCATTCAGCAGTGGCGGCGGTGGAAGGTGGAGAATCCGGCTGAATATGTCCTCCAGTCGTGGGGTCAGAGTGGAGGAGCCACGGTCCGCATGCTCCACCGACATCTCATCTCGCCACAGATGACCTGCATCATACTTGCCAAACGCATCAGTGACTTTTATTTGGTGGAGTGA
- the LOC128178167 gene encoding DNA repair protein RAD51 homolog 1 isoform X1: MAMQARQQQQEVEVEDETFGPMPLNRLEANGISAADVKKMEEAGYFTVEAVAYAPKKSLLAIKGISEAKADKILAEAAKLVPMGFTTATEFHQKRSEIIQVTSGSKELDKLLQGGIETGSITEIFGEFRTGKTQLCHTLAVTCQLPIDMGGGEGKAMYIDTEGTFRPERLLAVAERYGLSGSDVLDNVAYARAYNSDHQSQLLIQAAAMMAESRYALLIVDSATALYRTDYSGRGELSARQMHLARFLRMLLRLADEYGVAVVITNQVVAQVDGAAMFTADPKKPIGGNIIAHASTTRLYLRKGRGETRICKIYDSPCLPEAEAMFAINADGIGDAKD; this comes from the exons ATGGCAATGCAAGCAAGACAACAACAGCAGGAGGTTGAAGTTGAGGATGAGACTTTTGGTCCCATGCCACTCAATCGGCTTGAG GCGAATGGTATAAGTGCTGCTGATGTGAAGAAAATGGAAGAAGCAGGGTATTTTACAGTAGAAGCTGTTGCGTATGCACCAAAAAAGAGTTTGCTGGCGATAAAAGGCATAAGTGAAGCAAAAGCAGATAAGATTCTA GCTGAAGCTGCCAAACTGGTACCCATGGGTTTCACAACGGCCACCGAGTTCCACCAAAAACGATCAGAAATAATTCAAGTTACTTCAGGATCAAAGGAACTAGACAAACTTCTTCAAG GTGGCATAGAGACAGGCTCCATTACAGAGATCTTTGGTGAATTCCGAACAGGAAAGACTCAGCTTTGTCACACTCTTGCCGTCACATGTCAG TTACCAATTGACATGGGTGGCGGAGAAGGAAAAGCCATGTACATTGATACTGAGGGAACATTTCGACCAGAACGCCTGCTAGCAGTAGCAGAAAG ATATGGACTTTCAGGCAGCGATGTACTAGACAATGTGGCCTACGCTAGAGCATACAACAGTGACCATCAGTCCCAACTTTTGATTCAGGCAGCTGCCATGATGGCAGAATCAAG GTACGCACTGCTGATTGTGGACAGTGCCACAGCCCTGTACAGGACCGACTACTCAGGAAGAGGGGAGCTGTCTGCCAGACAAATGCACCTGGCCCGCTTCCTCAGAATGCTTCTTAGACTGGCCGATGAG tATGGAGTTGCCGTGGTGATAACCAATCAGGTTGTGGCCCAGGTTGATGGAGCAGCCATGTTTACTGCTGATCCTAAAAAACCAATTGGGGGAAATATCATTGCACATGCATCAACAACGAG GTTATATCTGAGAAAAGGGCGCGGAGAGACCAGGATATGCAAGATTTACGACTCCCCATGTCTGCCCGAGGCAGAGGCCATGTTTGCCATCAATGCGGATGGAATAGGTGATGCTAAGGACTGA